TACACACTTAGATCCACCGGTAATTATGGTATTACTACTTGTGGGACCTTTTGAAAGTTGTTTCTATATGCCTTTATATAGTAAGCTACAACAGTGGTACATATGGTAATGATTTTATAACTTCTATGAGTTTCTATGTACtttttatatttgtttagtgattttttaaaaatcatatgcaatattatggaccaattttttagaaattaaataCCTTAAGGACTATATTAACTTAACTTGAACATGAATAACCAATTTTAGCCaagattaaaaatttttggggGCTACATTTTTGAAGCAtttaaaaattaacaataaatctaTAAGAGATcacacatttcacaaaataaatataaataggGAGGTAATTTACACACATGATGAATATATGCATGAGAAGAGGAATAAATTAGTACTACATTAATCACACATGATAACAATACTACCaaattctcatttttttcaactgctaataataacaaaaatccCTATTTATAAATTaggagtgtgtttggatagagtattatttgaaataattactgtagcactttttgtgatgtgatgtacgtgagataaaaagtagcagagaatataaaaaggtgaattgaaaaatgtgtttatgctGCAAGCAAAATATTTGGTAATCCAAACACGATTATTTGGTAAATAAGTCTTGACAATCGCAATAAATTACCTAATAAAACaccaatttttaaataataaactaCTACTATCGATTCCAATAACTACTAAAAACCTTGTATTGACTTAGATACTACTAAGCAATAATACATAAACTTTttgctccgtttggattagttgttttgggggtgtttttgaaaaattttgctgtagcagagtttttagagtatattttgggatattttcagaaaacattttgggatatttaagagtagaagagtttctagaatatattttgagatattttttaaaattttaaaaaaatttaaactaatttttagattatcttttagaatatttcttaaaaacttttattatatttgaaaaattagtttttgaaaaacactcccaTCAAGACTAATTTTTTagtcttgatttaatatgccagCAGTCTTGGCCAAAACTTTGTGGACTAATTTAGTTTGCCCCCAAAACATCGAGAACTAAATTTGCGTATTTTTCCCAATAAAATTGTCATCTTAATCTTTAATAGTGGGAGATTGGAAGCAAAAGATTAGATATTTAGTGTATTATGATTATTTTTgcattactattattattatgtaTTATTGGAAAATTGCAGCCATCATCATTGgtttattaataatatcaatCAACAGAAATCGGCTGCCAAATTTAATGGGGCAGTATTCACCCAGTATTCCTGAAACCAAAACTGGGGCCTCATCAACCAAAACTGGCGCCAAAATTCGTTGTAACTGAATTGCTGAAATGGTAGTTAACTGCACGGAAAGATTCTGTCTAACCATTGATAAATCCAGGCAATGTACTAATAGATTTGGGGACAAGAAATTAATTCtctgtttctctctctctctctctctccccctttcCCTCCCATTTATTTCTCTTCCACGTTCAAACCTTTCCCACGCCTATTCATCTCAATTCTTCCATTGTCACATTACTAAGGGCTAACATACTCTGactctctctcgctctctgtCTCTCGCCGTCAGCTGCAGATTTTACAGATCAATGgtaacttgctttcttttttattcttcCATTTCTGAATTTCCAAGTGAAGCTTACATGCTAAAATTGTCTTGTGtgtgaatgacattgagcctagtgaaaggctattgtggtaattTGCACACATATAATTGTTCTAGAGTTCAGGATCATAAAGCCTATCGCCTGTCATAAATTATGTACCAGATGATGATAcaactaaattttttattgctGGAGTAAAAGTCGATCATTGGTGGAGAATGATTCAGCTGACAAAGGCAAACAAATAGCTAAACTCAAGATTTATGATAGCACTTGCCATATTTGCTGCAAAACACATTTGCTTAGATTACGCAGCTATTCATCTTATCAGACTGACAAAGTGTTGCATTATTCATCTAATGAGCTTCACTGATGAATTCATTGCATTATCATCTCCAAGTGCAATAGTGCTAGAGGTATGGTAGTTTGTACATCTGACAAGCTTTTAAGTCTAGTGGCACGGCTAGATTTGACACATTCATGGCTTGATATGCAATTGAATTTCTGATGCCAGTAGCCTCCAGGCATAAGGATTGGCTCCATGGTTCTGCGATTTAAATGGTAAAATACAGGCAGCTCTGTAAATTATATGTCTAGTTAAAGCATCTCTTTAGCTGTGAGGTTTTGCACAAACCTGAATCAGATGTTGTTTTTGAATTAAAATTGTCTTGTGtgtgaatgacattgagcctagtgaaaggctattgtggtaatcTGAGTTTAGATGTGTATCTAGCTAACTAAACtctgaatttctagagttaTTTATGAGCAAGCTAGCCGTGACttccttttatgtttttgagttaaatttctggTTGATTGTTGTAAGGAATGATTGTTTGTcatcaagagctaatgattgatgaagctcttggccatttgagtaatttttgcaagagttaaatccttggtggaattgtttaagtgGTTTGGCCGAAATGTACTTGAAGGTCCATGAATTGTGGTTACTAAGGCCTAACAtactctgtctctctctctctctctcgcgcCTTCAGCTGCAGATTTTACAGATCAATAgtaacttgctttctttttttattcttcttctaATTAACCTCCAAGAACtttatatatactttttttctATGTCTTTGTAGGCGTTTCAGGAATATATTAGATATGTTATTGCATTCATATTCGTCTCATCAGCTAGCCTTTGGTTATCTCTTCTGATTCTTGGCGCCATTCCACAGTTTGCGCTGCTTTTTCTGGTTTTCACTTACCCACTTGTGACGTTTTTAGTTTTACATTTTATTTGGAGCAATCGGGTTGATCGTGCCATTGGTTGGCTTCGTCGGAGACGTTTAGCGCGTCAGGCTGGGTATATTGCTCTTTTTGCCTACGGGCGCATTGTAGTCAATAGTAAGGATGAATGGTACGTCGCCTTTCTCTCATGTTCTATCCTGTGTGGAATGGGCATTCTCGGCTTTTTCTCTGCCGCCGAAGATTTCGTTATGGCGCTTCAATCTATATCCACGTATTCTGGAGCTGCTGCTTTGGAGTTGATGGTTCTTGGTCAGCACCCTGTACAGGCCAGCTGTGCTGCTGGCCTGTATATCTTGGCGGAAGCTATAATGGTAGGTCTCCGACCATTTGGTGCTTTTCTGCCAAAAACTGAGAATTTGTGACTTAGACTTAAAATGACATTTTGTGTTTGCAGTTCGTTGGAGCAGACCCGGCAGCGTTCCGTGGCTGCCTGACCTTCGCTCGACCCCTGCTGAACCACTGGTAGAGGCTGTTGGTAGACGGAAATCAGCTGGCGGAACCGCGTGTTTAACGGCAAACACCTGACTCGCTGGAAGTCCCGGAATATTTTAGCACTCAAATGTGCTCCGGTTACTGTTACTGTTTTCTATGATTTTAGTTCCATTTTGTTGAAGCAAAGAGCATTCCTCATTTGGCTCCTAAATTTTACTTGTATAGGATGCACTAGTTACTCAGGTTTTCTCCCAATATCAGAAGATAAGTGATTTTCTGCAACCATAAATATTGGATATTCACAATATTAAATTTGCAATGTTGAACCGACTGGTCTCTGAAAGTTTTATCAGTTCCTTAGAATAATAAACTAGGTGAATATGAGTTATTTGAGCCTCAAAGGTACTTGAAATTATCAGAAAGCTGCATGCGTGTAACAACACCTCTACATGTTCTCAAGGGAAGTATTCCAGAAAACTCTGGCAGAAAAGCTGCTCTGGCACCAAGACAAATGACCACAGCGTTATATTCCCCTGAAAAGAATATGTTTATCAAATTTCTCATCTAATCATGCTTAGTTCTCTACAAGTAGTTGACTTATTCTGTTGAACCCAGAATAGCTCAGCTGCTTCTCACGTATCAATGAGGAATATGCTCTCAGTGACAgcatatacttttttttttttcctaaacgTTAGAATTTTATATATATCTCCTTAACCTGTACAGAGTTTGGACAACGGtccaaagaaaaggaacaaccTGTCCCAGCAACCTACTGATGCACTATTCGGACACAGAAAACGCGAttagaaacgcgccttcaactcgcgtttactaagtcgcgtttcctgcacaaatcctgcaggaatgaaaacgcgactatGTTGGAAAACGCGAATTTTAGTCGCGTTTCTAAAGTCGCGTTTGTGAAtcttgatccaggcttgaaaacgcgatgTTTATGATCAACGCGACTTTGTGTCGCGTTTTGAAGCGCGTTTTATTCAGTCTCGTTGCAGAATTTGAAACGCGTTTTGATGAAAACGCCACTTGGAAGCGCGTTTTCATGCTaggtgcgttttcttctgcaattttttgcagaaaatgaactgtgaaaaattaccattggtacccccaatcactcaaaatgtatcataaatcatttgtttgtaaaatttatcgatgtgcacacatgtaaaacattaaaaacatgtgTTTTACCTCTTTTAAACGGATCAAATAACCTTGTAACGCAAATCGAGGGTTGAGTTGCTTGATCaaagttcacttttttttttacctcaaatGGTCATTTTTGCTTCCAATTGCCAACCGTATagcacaaaaacaacaaattaactaaaacacttattcaaaccacaaaatcacaccaaaataacataaggtactaaaacattgggttgcctcccaacaagcgcttttgtttatagtcgttggctcgactatatcacctcattttttttttttcaaggaggcttagttaacgaataatccaccattttaggtcttggtggatcattaaatggtgactttatagcaaaagtcacatgatttaatggtttgagaaatgaaagtgacttacctatcccaagtgtttcatagatattaccttgaatatgcatcACTTGAGAATTCACCAAAAGAATTGCCATGAGAATATCCTGGgtagcaatacccttagaacctatactttcaatgcactcctcaagaggggtgaaaaatgagtcattaaaactcacctcttgaggctcaaagttagttccaaaaatattatcatgtgaaatggatatttgctcattaaaacacacttgagattcatcattttcatcaaaatgcaacccatttttacatacaacattcccaccattcatgctaggattattttgcaaattattagaggaaataacttcacacaatgcatgcaatttctcttgtattctactaaagtgagaagtcagttcatctattctttcttcaaccctatcaaaacggtcggaagttgcattagctaatttttctaaaggtaactcccaagatggtttagaatcattagctaccatttcaattgccaactcccaagatggttttgattcatattggacacattcaggttggtaatcgtaaaaatatgaagaattactataaataaattgattatcccaaccataagcaggagaattgctcccaTTAGctctatattgatcaaaacaaggattgtaatgctctaattcatcataataatccacattttgtgcttgcatacatgtattagtagcatgataacctccacacaagtcacaaatcacatgataagaattaaaagcattaacattcctcccttgctcaatttcatgcataattgtgtccatttgaacttgtaacatgattacatcaaatttttccGTTAaacacttcaaaccatcttcatAAGACATACCTctagtaatttcttggttacctctattgaaggagttttgcacttggtaaccatcccttgccaatcttccacttctcaagcattgtcctccaaattgacgtacccttctcatcacctaaaattgcttttaaacaacctcaaaagcaaaattagtaagaaaaataggtaatgaaacacatacacataaaacacaaaaataacagaaaataacattcacactataactaatgaaatgtctaaactaataaagttactcttcacaccgatattgccaaatcttccctgGCAACgacgccaaaaacttgacgggtattttacatacgtgcaagctaaaaaataccgaattacacccgttcactgcaagtatacagatcaactagtaatttagggtatatatcgggtcgatcccacagggaagagtgaacaattaccggtattactaaaatttctctattatttagactatcaatgaattataacaaatttaacctactgaaattatacaaaataacaaataaaagctccttaggttgtggtatccctaactactcatgcaagtgctatatttggatcatcgagtactacatctaggctagttatggagtaatttccttaaacatgtgaaacctactttcgtagtgaatcaattatactcataactaatccatacctattttcatggttatgaaattagttacaagttcatttcttcaataaaattacatgaaatgaatcactaaaaaccacataggtgcacctctactttcgtgagtgtactccttatgtttagcacttcttgaactaatgttaaatctcaattttcattgtagaaataacaccttagataatcacaattaatggtaccagattaatcatgatttaaagagctaaagtgctaaataacttgctcaaatcatagcagtcaaatagccaaataataagcactaacaatcatagaaaattcaaccaaacccaaggcataaactttagatacacatattaaacacaaaatccagaacttgtttattaactaaacttggaatcaagtacaaaagataaagatttggaaggaatacaacccttgtcacgtgagctttcttccttgccttcttcatcctccatcttcttcttcatttaactaataacaagaatggatgaactatcttactttatactaagctaaactaacactaggaagatgaaaagagctacatttctgcaacttcaagcttctcccgtatgataatTGCTTCTctccaaatgtctctgcatataaactactccaaagctccatttttccaagtcaaattccaccttttgattccccaatctaaactttgttaggatagtcaataacaaaggtttttgacttgaaaataagccacctttcttgcccttttgtcttctgaagcatgtgcatcgaattcccttgcatcttatagctggaaagtggtatgaacacgagaaatggctgagtcaaattgcagaattttggctataaaacgcgcctacagaAAATGCGTCATAAACTCGCGTTTTTCTACTCGCGTGTTTattctggccttatttcaactgtgattttctccatgataaaggccgaactagcttttgtaaaaaacacaaaagttgtagctctttgcgttagctttccaatgcttcaagaatcatccaaatcggagctttttAGCCTGatatatgatcgaaatactatcacctagtcaaacctctgttttaacttccgaccacagaatgcagcttctgtattccgacTTGTTTTCCATGGAAATGGCAgaattggattttgatgtcttcatacgaattgtatatctctttcttagctttaaaatggtataaagatcacctcaa
This genomic interval from Coffea eugenioides isolate CCC68of unplaced genomic scaffold, Ceug_1.0 ScVebR1_2888;HRSCAF=4005, whole genome shotgun sequence contains the following:
- the LOC113757270 gene encoding uncharacterized protein LOC113757270; its protein translation is MKDLFKVQIFQWREALGEEVNGQRRVDQSEREETMYNVMASRQRVRYRCCIQIIKTATVPISVQEGVATYASAQDHIQGIQNASAQDHIQGIRTQIVYAFQEYIRYVIAFIFVSSASLWLSLLILGAIPQFALLFLVFTYPLVTFLVLHFIWSNRVDRAIGWLRRRRLARQAGYIALFAYGRIVVNSKDEWYVAFLSCSILCGMGILGFFSAAEDFVMALQSISTYSGAAALELMVLGQHPVQASCAAGLYILAEAIMFVGADPAAFRGCLTFARPLLNHW